A genomic stretch from Larimichthys crocea isolate SSNF chromosome XXII, L_crocea_2.0, whole genome shotgun sequence includes:
- the LOC109138735 gene encoding uncharacterized protein LOC109138735 gives MHGPSCSGSGESYFRLRPFGEIVPNFFIHSLSARALCVLFQFGSLWRTVARTDDHPWETKWLTRGGGIQEVDRRGAGGGFQLDGRVMIIQGCQGRCLPLRHENVCVCRPTLWASRAESQKEHSTLRAPCGFWGGDKKVWASGSGYPPELQFLRDSDWLWVRTDGNGFQSLLIAGSGVVGCAIARLGRSFSSWLEWPGWEG, from the exons ATGCACGGGCCATCctgttctggttcaggtgaGTCCTATTTTAGATTGAGACCTTTTGGAGAAATTGTGCCTAATTTTTTTATCCATTCTCTCTCAGCTCgggctctctgtgtgttgttccaATTTGGATCCCTCTGGAGGACTGTGGCTCGGACAGACGACCATCCATGGGAGACAAAATGGCTGAcaaggg GTGGTGGTATCCAGGAAGTCGACCGacgtggtgctggtggtggatTTCAGCTTGATGGACGGGTTATGATTATTCAAG GATGCCAGGGCAGATGTCTCCCACTCCGCCATGAAAATGTTTGCGTATGCCG TCCGACACTATGGGCCTCCCGGGCGGAATCTCAAAAGGAACACTCCACTTTGAGGGCTCCTTGTGGATTTTGGGGAGGAGATAAAAAAGTCTGGGCCTCGGGATCGGGTTACCCACCAG AGCTGCAGTTTCTTCGTGACTCAGATTGGCTCTGGGTTCGGACGGATGGAAATGGTTTTCAAA GTCTCCTGATAGCAGGATCTGGCGTGGTGGGCTGTGCTATAGCCCGTTTAGGCCGTA GCTTCTCATCCTGGCTGGAGTGGCCTGGGTGGGAGGGGTGA
- the LOC104935634 gene encoding palmitoyltransferase ZDHHC23 isoform X1 has protein sequence MESRMKWEKLKPPEPDDPLCCCKCDIYQNRCCCDCEDLDEAFNRWLKDRPPKSGCQSVVFGAMVDRLEISIVPVLVLLPLLLQVAALHYLLGIIILTTLPGLVLWYYYATHRKRRRTLFFLTLSLYSLFYMYFLFITEILPHGDISPLQLCTVTTGMILTIVSLILTKRGPGFVTPSHPEACSQEANEASTHLRASTQTAASSAGTSAETTKWSRCPVCKIIRPPRAGHCRTCGACVQRLDHHCIWINSCIGQANHRSFLFTLCVFVLTSLYGISLVLWSLCPHHNLMTALLYCPTVYNQSSTALCFTCAWYSSIVTAGLFYLLVVQILNISFNVTERESQLALRNKMGRSRLFGLVIDTGQYSHGFCQNWIEFLTMADTSVSLRYSLTDLV, from the exons ATG GAATCCAGAATGAAATGGGAGAAGTTAAAACCTCCAGAACCTGATGATCCTCTGTGTTGCTGTAAATGTGATATCTACCAGAACAGATGTTGCTGTGACTGTGAAGATCTGGATGAAGCTTTCAACAG GTGGCTGAAAGACAGACCTCCTAAAAGTGGGTGCCAGTCTGTTGTTTTTGGGGCCATGGTTGACCGCCTAGAGATCTCCATTGTCCCAGTTCTGGTGCTGCTGCCTCTCCTGCTACAAGTTGCAGCGCTGCATTACCTGCTAGGTATCATCATCCTTACCACTCTGCCCGGCCTGGTGCTGTGGTACTACTACGCCACACACCGGAAGAGGAGAcgcaccctcttcttcctcactctTTCGCTCTACTCCCTGTTCTACATGTACTTCCTGTTCATCACAGAGATTTTACCACATGGGGACATCAGTCCGCTGCAACTGTGCACTGTGACCACCGGCATGATTCTCACCATTGTCTCTCTTATTCTCACCAAGAGGGGTCCAGGATTTGTGACCCCTTCACACCCCGAAGCCTGCAGTCAGGAGGCTAATGAGGCCTCCACACACCTGAGAGCATCTACCCAAACAGCAGCCTCCTCTGCAGGCACCTCAGCGGAGACAACAAAATGGAGCCGCTGTCCTGTGTGCAAAATAATCCGCCCCCCCCGGGCCGGACACTGTCGAACCTGTGGAGCTTGTGTCCAGCGTCTGGACCACCACTGCATCTG GATAAACAGCTGTATCGGACAGGCAAACCATCGCAGCTTCTTGTTCACGCTTTGTGTGTTCGTGTTGACTTCTCTGTACGGGATCAGTTTGGTGCTTTGGAGCCTCTGTCCTCACCACAATCTGATGACAGCACTGCTGTACTGCCCTACCGTCTATAACCAGTCCAG CACAGCTCTTTGCTTCACCTGTGCCTGGTACAGCAGCATCGTGACCGCTGGACTCTTTTACCTGTTGGTGGTTCAGATTCTGAATATCAGCTTCAACGTGACGGAGCGAGAGTCTCAGCTGGCTCTAAGGAACAAAATGGGTCGGAGCCGACTGTTTGGACTCGTCATTGACACAGGACAGTATTCACATGGTTTCTGTCAGAACTGGATTGAGTTCCTCACCATGGCGGACACCTCAGTTTCTCTGCGCTACAGCCTCACTGACTTGGTATAG
- the LOC104935634 gene encoding palmitoyltransferase ZDHHC23 isoform X2 — MKWEKLKPPEPDDPLCCCKCDIYQNRCCCDCEDLDEAFNRWLKDRPPKSGCQSVVFGAMVDRLEISIVPVLVLLPLLLQVAALHYLLGIIILTTLPGLVLWYYYATHRKRRRTLFFLTLSLYSLFYMYFLFITEILPHGDISPLQLCTVTTGMILTIVSLILTKRGPGFVTPSHPEACSQEANEASTHLRASTQTAASSAGTSAETTKWSRCPVCKIIRPPRAGHCRTCGACVQRLDHHCIWINSCIGQANHRSFLFTLCVFVLTSLYGISLVLWSLCPHHNLMTALLYCPTVYNQSSTALCFTCAWYSSIVTAGLFYLLVVQILNISFNVTERESQLALRNKMGRSRLFGLVIDTGQYSHGFCQNWIEFLTMADTSVSLRYSLTDLV, encoded by the exons ATGAAATGGGAGAAGTTAAAACCTCCAGAACCTGATGATCCTCTGTGTTGCTGTAAATGTGATATCTACCAGAACAGATGTTGCTGTGACTGTGAAGATCTGGATGAAGCTTTCAACAG GTGGCTGAAAGACAGACCTCCTAAAAGTGGGTGCCAGTCTGTTGTTTTTGGGGCCATGGTTGACCGCCTAGAGATCTCCATTGTCCCAGTTCTGGTGCTGCTGCCTCTCCTGCTACAAGTTGCAGCGCTGCATTACCTGCTAGGTATCATCATCCTTACCACTCTGCCCGGCCTGGTGCTGTGGTACTACTACGCCACACACCGGAAGAGGAGAcgcaccctcttcttcctcactctTTCGCTCTACTCCCTGTTCTACATGTACTTCCTGTTCATCACAGAGATTTTACCACATGGGGACATCAGTCCGCTGCAACTGTGCACTGTGACCACCGGCATGATTCTCACCATTGTCTCTCTTATTCTCACCAAGAGGGGTCCAGGATTTGTGACCCCTTCACACCCCGAAGCCTGCAGTCAGGAGGCTAATGAGGCCTCCACACACCTGAGAGCATCTACCCAAACAGCAGCCTCCTCTGCAGGCACCTCAGCGGAGACAACAAAATGGAGCCGCTGTCCTGTGTGCAAAATAATCCGCCCCCCCCGGGCCGGACACTGTCGAACCTGTGGAGCTTGTGTCCAGCGTCTGGACCACCACTGCATCTG GATAAACAGCTGTATCGGACAGGCAAACCATCGCAGCTTCTTGTTCACGCTTTGTGTGTTCGTGTTGACTTCTCTGTACGGGATCAGTTTGGTGCTTTGGAGCCTCTGTCCTCACCACAATCTGATGACAGCACTGCTGTACTGCCCTACCGTCTATAACCAGTCCAG CACAGCTCTTTGCTTCACCTGTGCCTGGTACAGCAGCATCGTGACCGCTGGACTCTTTTACCTGTTGGTGGTTCAGATTCTGAATATCAGCTTCAACGTGACGGAGCGAGAGTCTCAGCTGGCTCTAAGGAACAAAATGGGTCGGAGCCGACTGTTTGGACTCGTCATTGACACAGGACAGTATTCACATGGTTTCTGTCAGAACTGGATTGAGTTCCTCACCATGGCGGACACCTCAGTTTCTCTGCGCTACAGCCTCACTGACTTGGTATAG